The region AGGAGGGTTAAACATGATGGATAAACGCGATTGGCATCCGGCGGACGTGATCGCCGCATTAAAGAAGAAGGGCACGACGCTGGCGGCGGTGTCCAGAGAGGCGGGATTGGCGTCTTCTACGTTGGGCAATGCACTGGCTCGGCACTGGCCGAAGGGAGAGCGACTGATAGCCGAAGCTTTGAATCTGCCCCCTGCGGAGATATGGCCTTCAAGGTACTCTGAACCTGCATATAAGGATGAGCAGGGC is a window of Serratia plymuthica DNA encoding:
- a CDS encoding helix-turn-helix domain-containing protein, with protein sequence MDKRDWHPADVIAALKKKGTTLAAVSREAGLASSTLGNALARHWPKGERLIAEALNLPPAEIWPSRYSEPAYKDEQGGHSASELGTI